From one Bacilli bacterium genomic stretch:
- a CDS encoding flagellar hook-length control protein FliK, producing MAQTVLFTPVMQTSGTGAKTAASASGAMRVGTGENGKSAFSQLLANAADNGQEDNGIADDLLAALLLAGIDPQAIAQLFAASNNEQFKQLAADMLQQLSPQFANNPALLAAGNELLLNGPQSPLPLANRPAALANQTAESVAATDAAAKSGFRQVAIDLILNLLRFATQAQPQTSAGALPQTPVTQPLPDAAQQLFGQLSLAISGMALPKRKLLSLLPAELNRLADELSQMLQSAAGQAAGVLDKAMANPSLSKPLQQLSAQVLAALQTYAASAKQPVAQIVHAAKPQSDQPEAGTANGSQAAMLPPSGPLILTNHLSAPPNFANSTNGTLNMNNFSQEFTQFVLKSMEIKQFPDFSQAKLSLIPEHLGKIDVQMTMQNGQLVAQFIAEHAHAKEMLENQLPQLRLSLQSQGVQVDRLEVLQTSASASQLFYEQSRQGFSHQQHDRQRKKMVNGLVAAVEAAYPAWEEPDTAAAYAYGSSFNATA from the coding sequence ATGGCCCAAACGGTACTGTTTACACCGGTTATGCAAACGTCCGGGACCGGCGCCAAGACGGCGGCGTCAGCGTCCGGCGCCATGCGGGTAGGAACAGGCGAAAACGGAAAGTCTGCCTTTTCGCAATTGTTGGCGAACGCTGCGGACAACGGGCAGGAGGACAATGGAATTGCCGACGATTTGCTTGCGGCATTGCTGCTCGCCGGTATCGATCCGCAAGCGATTGCGCAGCTGTTTGCCGCAAGCAACAATGAACAATTCAAGCAATTGGCGGCGGACATGTTGCAACAGCTGTCGCCGCAGTTTGCCAACAATCCGGCGCTTTTGGCCGCGGGAAATGAGCTGTTGCTGAACGGGCCGCAATCGCCGCTGCCATTGGCAAACCGGCCCGCGGCACTCGCGAATCAGACCGCGGAATCGGTTGCCGCAACAGATGCGGCAGCAAAGAGCGGATTTCGGCAAGTGGCGATCGATCTCATCTTGAATCTCTTACGGTTCGCAACGCAAGCGCAGCCCCAAACCTCGGCCGGAGCATTGCCGCAAACGCCGGTAACCCAGCCTTTGCCGGATGCCGCACAGCAGTTGTTCGGACAATTGTCTCTTGCAATATCGGGAATGGCGTTGCCGAAACGAAAGCTTTTATCGTTGCTCCCGGCAGAACTGAATCGGCTGGCAGACGAGCTTTCGCAAATGCTCCAATCCGCCGCGGGACAGGCGGCGGGCGTTTTGGATAAGGCGATGGCGAATCCGTCGCTTTCAAAACCATTGCAACAGTTATCGGCGCAAGTTCTGGCTGCCTTGCAAACATATGCTGCAAGCGCCAAACAACCGGTTGCCCAAATCGTTCATGCGGCCAAACCGCAATCCGATCAACCAGAGGCCGGTACGGCAAACGGAAGCCAAGCGGCAATGTTGCCGCCAAGCGGTCCGCTCATTCTCACGAACCATTTATCCGCGCCGCCAAATTTTGCGAATTCGACAAATGGAACGTTGAATATGAACAACTTTTCGCAGGAATTTACACAGTTCGTGTTGAAGTCTATGGAGATTAAACAATTTCCTGATTTTTCACAAGCGAAATTGTCTTTAATTCCCGAACATCTGGGCAAAATCGATGTCCAAATGACGATGCAAAACGGCCAACTGGTCGCGCAGTTTATTGCCGAGCATGCGCATGCCAAAGAAATGCTGGAAAATCAGCTTCCGCAGCTTAGGCTTTCGTTGCAGTCGCAAGGTGTGCAAGTGGACAGACTGGAGGTTTTGCAAACTTCCGCGTCCGCATCGCAGCTTTTTTACGAGCAAAGCCGCCAGGGGTTTTCTCATCAGCAGCATGATCGGCAGCGCAAGAAGATGGTGAACGGCCTAGTCGCCGCGGTTGAAGCCGCATATCCGGCGTGGGAAGAGCCCGATACCGCTGCGGCATACGCGTACGGGAGTTCATTCAACGCAACCGCATAA
- a CDS encoding flagellar hook capping FlgD N-terminal domain-containing protein: MAGEAVFPQVSWPYYDKRNVDREAGNSKNLGKDEFMKILIAQLSNQDPMQPLQDQDFIAQMAQFTTLEQTMNMASEIRLLRQSLGWSASLLGKTVTWQDLTAADETAQMKSGVVSAIVIKDGVQHAQVGEEEIPLDQIVSITDTEGSQ, encoded by the coding sequence TTGGCGGGTGAGGCCGTTTTTCCGCAAGTTTCCTGGCCCTATTACGACAAGCGGAATGTGGATCGCGAAGCCGGAAACAGCAAAAATCTGGGCAAAGACGAGTTCATGAAAATTTTAATTGCCCAACTGTCCAATCAGGACCCCATGCAGCCGCTGCAGGATCAGGACTTTATCGCACAGATGGCGCAATTCACCACGCTTGAACAAACGATGAATATGGCGTCGGAAATTCGCCTGTTGCGGCAGTCGTTGGGGTGGAGCGCCAGCCTGCTCGGCAAAACAGTCACGTGGCAAGACTTGACGGCGGCGGATGAAACCGCGCAGATGAAATCTGGCGTTGTCAGCGCCATTGTGATCAAAGACGGCGTTCAGCATGCGCAGGTTGGTGAGGAGGAAATACCTCTTGATCAAATTGTGTCCATCACGGATACGGAGGGGTCGCAATGA
- a CDS encoding TIGR02530 family flagellar biosynthesis protein: MNERMHVGQLYPGNVPPVAPTQKKPVSPAAAGGIGQKSFRELFASELVRLSQHAESRLIQRGIRFTPEQMTKIEAAIDKAAAKGAKDSLIVMQDLALIVSVKNRTIVTAVDSASVKDNVFTNIDSAVIVS; the protein is encoded by the coding sequence ATGAATGAACGAATGCATGTCGGGCAGCTGTATCCCGGCAATGTGCCTCCCGTAGCGCCGACGCAAAAAAAACCGGTTTCGCCTGCGGCAGCAGGGGGGATTGGACAAAAATCGTTCCGCGAGTTGTTTGCGAGCGAGCTTGTCCGTTTGAGCCAGCATGCCGAGTCAAGACTGATACAGCGGGGGATTCGCTTTACGCCCGAGCAGATGACAAAAATTGAAGCGGCGATCGACAAGGCGGCTGCGAAAGGGGCCAAAGACTCGTTAATCGTGATGCAGGATTTGGCTTTGATCGTCAGCGTGAAAAACCGAACGATCGTGACGGCTGTAGACTCCGCGTCGGTGAAAGACAATGTGTTTACCAATATCGACAGCGCGGTGATCGTAAGCTGA